In Roseibium algicola, the DNA window TCGATCTCATCTACCAGCACCGGGTCGACCCAAACGTGCCCATGGAAGATGTTGCCGGTACGGTCGCCGATCTCGCCGCAGCCGGCAAGGTACGCTATTTCGGCTTGTCCGAAGCGGGGCCAGCCTCCATCCATCGTGCACATGCGGTCTTTCCCGTCTCGGCGCTGCAAAGCGAATATTCGCTTTGGACTCGGGATCTGGAGCAGGACGTTTTCCAGGTGCTCGAAGACCTGGGGATCGGGCTCGTTCCCTTCAGTCCTCTTGGAAAGGGTTTTCTGACGGGCAAGATCGACCAGGATACGAAGCTCGATGGCGCGGATTTCCGGAGCAACATCCCGCGATTTGATCCTGAGGCCCGGGCTGCAAATGCTTCGCTGGTCGAAGGCCTGACCGGGATTGCAACACGTGTCGGCATCTCGACGGCGCAATTGGCACTTGCCTGGATGCTGGCCAAGAGGCCGTGGATCGTGCCTCTCTTCGGGACGCGCCGTGTCAGCCGGTTGGAGGAAAATTTGGGCGCGTTGGACGTTGAACTCTCCAGCGATGATTTCGAGGAAGTCGATCAACTCTCTGCTGGTTTCCAGGCGCAAGGCGACCGTTACCCCGAAGCCTTCCTGAAGCTTTCGGGCCAGTGAACACTTTGGAGGAACCCGGTCTTCCACTCCGTGCGGCACTTGCCGGGATCGCATTGGTACTGGCAGCGACCTTCTCCTTTGCGCTCGGAGACGTCAGCACCAAATATCTTGCTGGCCGCTATCCCGTCGAAGTCATTCTGGCAGTGCGCTACGCGCTGAACACGGCGCTTTTGCTGGCTTTCGTTTATCCGAAGCTGGGCGCCCGCCTTTGGGCAACCAACCGTGTCTGGCTTGTCATAGGCAGGGGTGGTTGCCTGGCCCTTGCTTCCCTCACGCTCGCCTTGGCCCTTCGCCTGATGCCCGTCGGTGAAACCATCGCCATAATTTACCTATCGCCCTTTGTCGTGATGCTTCTTTCCGCGCCATTTCTGGGCGAGCCTGTCCGGCGCGGGAACTGGATCTGGGCTGCCTTGGGTTTTGCCGGCGTCTTGATCATCGTAAGGCCGGGAGGTGGTCTGGATGCGTTTGGGGTTACCCTCGCCCTTATAAATGCTGGGCTTGCAACAGCCTATCACCTGCTAACCCGTTTGCTTTCGCGCACGGAAACCACAATATCCCTGTTGTTCCATACGGCTTGGGTGGGCACCGTCGTCTTTGGCTTGTGGGCAGCCCCTTCATTGTCCGGACTTGCAATCGCTGCCTTCGATCTTGTCGTCATGCTTGGGCTGGGCGTTGCCTATTCCCTGGGTCACTATCTCTTCACAGCCGCCTATCGCGCAGCGCCGCCGTCTCTTCTGGCGCCTGTCAACTACGCCCATCTGGTGTGGGCGGGAGGACTTGGATTCTTGTTCTTCGGAGATGTCCCTGGCGTGTTCAGCCTGGCCGGGATGGGGCTGATCTGTGTTTCAGGCGTTGCGATTGCCCTGTCTGCACGCCGCAAATGAACTGATCTTCAAGAATTCAATTCCGAAAAGTGCGGTGTTCGGTTTGGAAATGGGTACACATTTCGAAAGTAATGGGGGCGCAAAGCTGCCATTGAATCAATAG includes these proteins:
- a CDS encoding aldo/keto reductase — its product is MLIRKIGSEGLEVSALALGAMGYGELRDRQGLIELLRAAVDRGITLIDTAESYGPWTNEEIVGEALRPLRGRVQIATKFGWDIDQKTGRHKGGVNSRPEQIRNAVDGSLKRLGVDVIDLIYQHRVDPNVPMEDVAGTVADLAAAGKVRYFGLSEAGPASIHRAHAVFPVSALQSEYSLWTRDLEQDVFQVLEDLGIGLVPFSPLGKGFLTGKIDQDTKLDGADFRSNIPRFDPEARAANASLVEGLTGIATRVGISTAQLALAWMLAKRPWIVPLFGTRRVSRLEENLGALDVELSSDDFEEVDQLSAGFQAQGDRYPEAFLKLSGQ
- a CDS encoding DMT family transporter, coding for MNTLEEPGLPLRAALAGIALVLAATFSFALGDVSTKYLAGRYPVEVILAVRYALNTALLLAFVYPKLGARLWATNRVWLVIGRGGCLALASLTLALALRLMPVGETIAIIYLSPFVVMLLSAPFLGEPVRRGNWIWAALGFAGVLIIVRPGGGLDAFGVTLALINAGLATAYHLLTRLLSRTETTISLLFHTAWVGTVVFGLWAAPSLSGLAIAAFDLVVMLGLGVAYSLGHYLFTAAYRAAPPSLLAPVNYAHLVWAGGLGFLFFGDVPGVFSLAGMGLICVSGVAIALSARRK